The Vicinamibacterales bacterium genomic interval CCCGCGATGGACGCTCTCCGGCACGGCCGGCCGGGACTCGCTCGTCCCCCACATGGACCAGGCCGTTCAGAAACGTACCGGTGGTGACGACGACCGCCTTGGCTTTGAGGAAGCGACCGTCTTCCATCTCGACGCCCCTGGCCCCACCACCAGCCGCCAGCACGAGCGCCACGACCTCGCCCTCGACAATTTCAAGGTTCGGACTCGACGCCAGCGCCGTCTTGACCCAGCCCGCATAACGGGCCTTGTCAGCCTGCGCACGGGGAGCCCAGACCGCCGGACCGCGGCTGCGATTCAGCACCTTGAACTGAATGCCCGTGGCGTCGATGGCCAGTCCCATCAAGCCGCCGAGCGCGTCGATCTCCCGGACCAATTGACCCTTGGCGGTACCTCCGACCGCCGGGTTGCATGGCATCGTCGCAATGGCGGCCCGACTCAAGGTGCACACACCCACCGTGCAACCGAGGCGCGCGGCAGCGACTGCGGCCTCGGTACCGGCATGCCCGGCTCCGACGACGACTACGTCAAATTCGATCATTATTGTTCTTTAGAGTTCTTTAAATTACTTTCCTATACAAAATTGGCTAAATATGCTCTCTAGCATCTCGTCTCGCGACCTCAGCCCGACAACGTCAGCGAGTGACCCGAGCGCCGCCCTCACGTCCTCAGCCAGCAGTTCTTCCGGCGCGCGCGCCCCCAGATGCTCGAGATGCCCGAGCGCCCTCGACAGGTGCTCCCTGGCCGACCTGAGCAGACCGCGCTGGCGCTCCTTTGTCACGACCACGTCCTCGCGTCCGGTCGTGGCGACGGCCAGCTCCACGACCTCCGCCAACAAGTCGTCGACGCCCTGTCCAGTCTTCGCTGACACTCGGACGACCGGCGTGGCGACGTCCTGGTCGAGCAGCGGGACGCCGCCAGCGCCTGGCACGTCGCACTTGTTGACGGCCACCACCATGCGCGGCCGACGCAGACCCGCCAGGAAGAGCCCTTCGCCCGCCGTCATGTCACGAGTGCCGTCGAGCACCACCACCAGGACGTCGGACGCGTCGACTGCCCCGAGCGCGCGACGCACGCCCTCTTCTTCGACCGGGTCGTTCGCGACTCTCACCCCGGCAGTGTCCGTCAGGACCACCAGAAGTCCCGACACTACGACCCGCTCGGTCAGCACGTCACGCGTCGTGCCTGGTTTCGCTGTGACGATCGCACGCTGGCGGCCAAGAATTGCATTGAACAGGCTCGACTTGCCGACATTCGGGGCACCGGCAATCACGACCGTGACGCCATCTCTGACGAGCGACGCTCGCTCGCCGGAACCCAGGAGGCGATCCAGATCCGCTCCGGCCCTCGTCAGCACCGCCCGAACCTCCTCCGGGTCGACGAAGCGGTAGTCCTCGTCCGGGAAGTCCAGCGACGCCTCCAATCCAGACTCGATCTTCCTGAGCTCCTGAGCCAGCCGTGTGATCTCGCCGCTGAGCGTTCCGTCCAACACGTCGGACGCCGCCCTCACCTGCGCAGGCGACACTGCGTCGACGAGGTCCTGCAGGCCCTCGGCCTGTGCGAGATC includes:
- the mnmE gene encoding tRNA uridine-5-carboxymethylaminomethyl(34) synthesis GTPase MnmE; translation: MFSSDDTIVAVATPAGHGGVGVVRLSGPAAPDIGKIMASRTRGWPPRRVVRSRIQTPVAAVDALVTFFAGPASYTGEDVVEISTVGNPVVLGAVVERAVELGARVARRGEFTLRAVLRGKMDLAQAEGLQDLVDAVSPAQVRAASDVLDGTLSGEITRLAQELRKIESGLEASLDFPDEDYRFVDPEEVRAVLTRAGADLDRLLGSGERASLVRDGVTVVIAGAPNVGKSSLFNAILGRQRAIVTAKPGTTRDVLTERVVVSGLLVVLTDTAGVRVANDPVEEEGVRRALGAVDASDVLVVVLDGTRDMTAGEGLFLAGLRRPRMVVAVNKCDVPGAGGVPLLDQDVATPVVRVSAKTGQGVDDLLAEVVELAVATTGREDVVVTKERQRGLLRSAREHLSRALGHLEHLGARAPEELLAEDVRAALGSLADVVGLRSRDEMLESIFSQFCIGK